A genomic stretch from Pochonia chlamydosporia 170 chromosome 4, whole genome shotgun sequence includes:
- a CDS encoding amidoligase enzyme domain-containing protein — MSEQIRFGVEFEMVVRPKEETIKLLESLFEFDHRDANVLQTHDLGCTDRRVPNRNAIVRFIESYLRQTGIEVNDSSACKKFLDDVDYTKWTVTTDPSITESGLGYGIEIISPVLISNLSAEISKCTGTWNSEMEMVWTAVEKYFDIVTETRHRCGTHVHMSPLLGFSTEQVRRFARFLYYLHSDITEHIPESRRKMRFSQPNFDIRPKPSLDELAEDVPLEQLISAMMPRLEDMQE; from the coding sequence ATGTCGGAACAGATTCGGTTTGGAGTTGAGTTCGAGATGGTCGTTAGACCAAAAGAGGAAACCATAAAACTTCTCGAGTCCTTGTTTGAATTTGACCATCGTGACGCTAACGTTCTTCAAACCCACGACCTAGGTTGTACAGACAGGCGCGTCCCGAATAGAAATGCCATTGTCAGATTCATAGAGAGTTATTTGCGACAAACAGGAATAGAAGTTAACGATTCCTCAGCCTGCAAAAAGTTCCTGGACGATGTCGACTACACAAAGTGGACGGTTACCACCGACCCTTCAATCACAGAAAGCGGCCTCGGCTATGGTATCGAAATTATATCTCCAGTTCTTATTTCTAACCTGTCGGCCGAGATAAGCAAGTGTACAGGTACCTGGAACTctgaaatggaaatggttTGGACAGCTGTCGAGAAGTATTTCGATATCGTGACGGAGACCCGACACCGTTGCGGTACACATGTCCACATGAGTCCGTTGCTTGGGTTTTCTACTGAACAGGTTCGGAGATTTGCCAGATTTCTTTACTACTTACACTCTGATATTACAGAACATATTCCCGAGAGTCGGCGGAAAATGCGCTTTTCGCAACCAAATTTTGATATTCGGCCAAAGCCGTCTCTTGACGAGTTGGCAGAAGATGTTCCGCTGGAACAGCTGATTTCAGCAATGATGCCACGGCTGGAAGATATGCAAGAATAG
- a CDS encoding protein kinase wis1 (similar to Aspergillus oryzae RIB40 XP_001818068.1), with protein MSGSDSIPATPDDMERPLDLGAPASPGADDAESESSSSKESAPPVDPNSADKPKRMPSLRSVSDPPNMNPSSTAMGLLGRARNPSNTPPTLAAGAGGAMNNDVMARAQALHRARMGMSPMGSSPNSPSPSFSAPGRNGFPLAMPPTGLHRPSPVPHPNSDPVIPKPSLSQRKFGMKLSDMGGGSSAPSPGLRRAGAPKLTDMGGGGAPGSEQQPNGSGLGSKLDDFKKYIDADKGWITFDGAATITKTGVNFASGQTFTISLDEVQILDELGKGNYGTVYKVKHAKPSAPRFGHGLSGVRLHHSLSDTAVDTQVSKEAPSEAPPESADGSDGTTSTGKLMAMKEIRLELDDAKFSTILKELVILHECVSPYIIDFYGAFFQEGAVYMCIEYMDGGSIDKLYAGGIPEDVLRKITYSTVMGLKSLKDEHNIIHRDVKPTNILVNTRGQVKICDFGVSGNLVASIAKTNIGCQSYMAPERISGGGMAPTGNSDGTYSVQSDIWSLGLTIIECAMGRYPYPPEVSSTIFSQLNAIVEGDPPDLPKEGYSETAQSFVTSCLHKIPKMRATYAMLLNHPWLKSFSKPKTITEEAEEGEEAEKVAEAVGHLELGEGNTEDPQVAAWVQAVLKGGKDKATDDSSRPALHAAPLDSVSPIGSPLLNREF; from the exons ATGAGCGGCTCCGATTCGATCCCGGCGACGCCGGACGACATGGAACGACCGCTGGATCTGGGAGCACCTGCTTCACctggtgctgatgatgccgaGTCCGAGTCCAGTTCTTCCAAGGAGTCGGCGCCGCCTGTAGACCCAAACTCCGCCGACAAACCCAAGCGAATGCCCTCACTGCGATCCGTTTCCGACCCGCCCAACATGAACCCGAGTTCGACGGCCATGGGACTCCTAGGCAGAGCGAGAAACCCATCAAACACGCCTCCGactcttgctgctggtgcggGCGGCGCCATGAACAACGATGTCATGGCCAGAGCCCAGGCTCTTCATCGAGCACGCATGGGTATGTCACCAATGGGGAGTTCGCCCAACTCGCCATCACCTTCTTTCTCAGCTCCTGGAAGAAATGGGTTTCCATTGGCAATGCCACCCACTGGCTTGCATCGACCCAGTCCCGTACCGCACCCAAACTCCGATCCCGTAATACCGAAACCGTCTCTGAGCCAGAGAAAGTTTGGCATGAAGCTGTCGGATATGGGGGGTGGTTCATCAGCTCCCTCACCTGGCCTCAGGCGCGCCGGTGCCCCCAAGTTAACTGAcatgggaggaggaggtgcGCCAGGCAGTGAGCAACAGCCCAATGGATCTGGCCTCGGCTCCAAATTGGACGACTTTAAGAAATACATTGACGCTGACAAGGGCTGGATTACCTTTGACGGCGCTGCAACAATCACGAAAACTGGCGTCAACTTTGCCAGCGGACAAACATTTACCATTTCTCTCGACGAGGTGCAAATATTGGACGAGCTAGGAAAGGGCAATTACGGCACCGTGTACAAGGTGAAGCATGCCAAACCATCGGCTCCCAGGTTTGGGCATGGCTTGTCTGGCGTGCGATTGCATCATTCACTGTCAGATACGGCCGTGGACACGCAAGTTTCAAAAGAGGCACCCAGCGAGGCACCACCAGAAAGTGCTGATGGTAGTGACGGCACCACGAGCACGGgcaagttgatggcaatgaaggAGATTCGACTCGAGCTGGACGATGCCAAGTTTTCCACCATTTTGAAGGAGCTAGTTATTCTGCACGAGTGTGTGTCTCCGTACATTATCGACTTTTACGGCGCCTTTTTCCAAGAAGGCGCAGTATACATGTGCATTGAGTACATGGATGGAGGGTCCATTGACAAACTGTACGCTGGCGGCATCCCCGAAGACGTCTTACGAAAAATCACCTACTCGACCGTCATGGGTCTCAAGTCCCTCAAGGATGAGCATAACATCATCCACCGCGATGTCAAGCCCACCAATATCCTGGTCAATACCCGGGGCCAAGTCAAGATCTGCGACTTTGGTGTCAGCGGCAATCTCGTCGCCAGTATAGCCAAGACGAACATTGGGTGCCAGAGCTACATGGCCCCTGAGCGAATCTCTGGTGGAGGAATGGCGCCAACCGGCAACTCCGACGGAACATATAGCGTGCAAAGCGACATTTGGAGCTTGGGCCTGACCATTATCGAGTGCGCAATGGGTCGATACCCTTATCCTCCCGAAGTGTCGTCCACTATATTCAGTCAACTAAAC GCCATTGTAGAAGGAGACCCTCCCGACCTCCCCAAAGAAGGATACTCCGAAACAGCCCAAAGCTTCGTGACAAGCTGTCTGCACAAAATCCCCAAAATGAGAGCCACATATGCCATGCTCCTCAACCACCCGTGGTTAAAATCCTTCTCCAAACCAAAAACCATCACAgaagaggccgaggaaggcgaagaagctgaaAAGGTAGCCGAAGCTGTCGGCCACCTAGAACTCGGGGAGGGCAACACCGAAGATCCCCAAGTCGCGGCATGGGTACAAGCCGTCCTCAAGGGCGGCAAGGACAAAGCCACCGACGACTCCTCACGGCCTGCTTTACACGCAGCGCCGTTGGATTCCGTCAGTCCTATTGGCAGTCCATTGTTGAACAGGGAATTCTGA